A single region of the Rhizobium grahamii genome encodes:
- the cysG gene encoding siroheme synthase CysG: MDVLQQPRNEAPARMEPLAKLPVFWALEGKRAVVAGGSDAAAWKAELLAACGAQVHIYADALSDTFEKLILRGPEHPQGSFVHHCQGWNETIFADAAIAIADCEEDDEAKAFFDAARVAGVPVNVIDKPAFCQFQFGSIVNRSPVVVSISTDGAAPILAQAIRRRIETLLPQALKGWAGLAQSLRDRINERLAPGPLRRAFWETFVDRAFSSSDTPEEGVGGLLLKEAERLREAPAHTSGGRVTLVGAGPGDAELLTLKAVRALQAADVILFDDLVSSEVLELARREAKRMLVGKRGGRKSCRQEDINDMMVKLAKAGKRVVRLKSGDPMIFGRAGEEIAHLDRENIPVDVIPGITAASAMASRLGISLTHRDHAQSVRFITGHSRHGGLPADIDWRSVADNRATNVFYMAGRTAHLIADRLIEAGLAPETPAVIVSKVSRSSERRWAGELSDLATGIGEIGYDAPVLIAVGRALGAALAGDRSMQSDLLGAA; the protein is encoded by the coding sequence ATGGATGTCTTGCAGCAGCCGCGGAATGAAGCACCCGCCCGCATGGAACCGCTTGCCAAGCTGCCGGTGTTCTGGGCACTCGAAGGCAAGCGCGCGGTTGTCGCTGGCGGCTCCGACGCCGCCGCCTGGAAGGCCGAGCTTCTCGCGGCTTGCGGAGCGCAAGTGCATATCTATGCCGACGCGCTTTCCGACACCTTCGAGAAGCTCATCCTGCGCGGACCCGAGCATCCTCAGGGCAGTTTCGTCCATCACTGCCAAGGTTGGAATGAAACCATCTTCGCCGACGCGGCCATCGCCATCGCCGACTGTGAGGAAGACGACGAGGCGAAAGCCTTTTTCGACGCCGCCCGCGTCGCCGGCGTGCCGGTCAACGTCATCGACAAGCCTGCCTTCTGCCAGTTCCAGTTTGGCTCGATCGTCAACCGCTCACCCGTCGTTGTCTCGATCTCCACGGATGGTGCCGCACCGATCCTCGCGCAGGCAATCCGCCGGCGGATCGAAACCTTGCTGCCGCAGGCGCTGAAAGGTTGGGCGGGACTGGCACAGTCGCTGCGCGACCGGATCAACGAACGGCTGGCGCCTGGTCCCTTGCGCCGCGCCTTCTGGGAGACATTCGTCGATCGCGCCTTTTCAAGTTCCGATACGCCGGAGGAGGGCGTCGGCGGGCTGCTTCTCAAGGAAGCCGAAAGGCTTCGGGAAGCGCCCGCCCACACTTCCGGAGGCCGGGTGACGCTGGTCGGCGCAGGCCCCGGCGATGCGGAGCTTCTAACGTTGAAGGCCGTCCGCGCCCTGCAGGCAGCGGACGTTATCCTCTTCGACGATCTCGTTTCGTCAGAGGTGCTGGAACTCGCGCGCCGCGAGGCCAAGCGCATGCTAGTTGGCAAGCGCGGTGGCCGCAAAAGCTGCCGGCAGGAAGACATCAACGACATGATGGTCAAGCTTGCCAAGGCTGGCAAGCGCGTCGTGCGCCTGAAGTCCGGCGATCCGATGATCTTCGGTCGTGCCGGCGAGGAGATCGCTCATCTTGATCGGGAGAACATTCCGGTCGACGTCATCCCTGGTATCACCGCCGCCAGCGCCATGGCGTCGCGTCTCGGGATATCGTTGACGCATCGCGATCACGCGCAATCCGTCCGCTTCATCACCGGCCACTCGCGGCATGGCGGCCTGCCCGCCGACATCGATTGGCGGTCGGTGGCAGACAATCGTGCCACCAACGTTTTCTATATGGCAGGACGCACGGCGCATCTCATTGCCGACAGGCTGATCGAGGCCGGGCTTGCTCCGGAGACGCCGGCTGTCATCGTCAGCAAAGTCAGTAGGTCCAGCGAACGGCGATGGGCCGGTGAACTCAGCGATCTTGCAACCGGCATAGGCGAGATCGGGTACGATGCGCCGGTTCTGATCGCTGTCGGGCGTGCGCTCGGCGCCGCGCTCGCTGGGGATCGGTCTATGCAATCGGATCTTCTCGGTGCTGCCTGA
- a CDS encoding helix-turn-helix domain-containing protein: MPVQTKVDGFGCQLAKLDDDTRFVSGDISFHRKRSADPYFGQVATEASDRGFLIGLSLKGRHRRRIFHSSNRSSLHDFEENSIYVRNFADDYKADLDGQFGFALMEISGAGLEEMAGGADLPAISELCGETAHRDAMLGGMLNAIFSVADSNNASNSLVVDQLAAAIGVHVMHAYGKASGAHETTKRRRLSTLEENRSKELLASRVSGVIALDELAEACGLSRVAFIRAFRETTGFTPHEWLTRQRIDLACSLLRASKLPLAAIAATSGLGDLSHFTRAFMKATGAAPGAWRRSRQS; this comes from the coding sequence GTGCCCGTACAGACAAAGGTGGACGGATTCGGCTGCCAATTGGCGAAGCTCGATGACGATACGCGATTCGTCAGCGGCGATATTTCATTCCACCGCAAGAGGTCGGCGGATCCGTACTTCGGTCAGGTGGCCACGGAAGCCAGCGATCGAGGCTTTCTGATCGGCCTGTCGCTCAAGGGACGTCACAGGCGGCGAATCTTTCACTCCTCGAATCGATCGAGCCTCCACGACTTCGAGGAAAACTCGATCTACGTTCGCAACTTCGCTGACGACTACAAGGCCGATCTCGACGGCCAGTTCGGGTTCGCGCTTATGGAGATTTCGGGAGCTGGACTCGAGGAAATGGCTGGCGGAGCCGATCTGCCCGCGATTTCAGAGCTCTGTGGCGAGACCGCCCACCGCGATGCGATGCTCGGGGGCATGCTGAATGCCATCTTCTCGGTTGCCGATAGCAACAATGCGTCCAACTCGCTTGTGGTCGACCAGCTGGCCGCTGCGATCGGAGTGCACGTGATGCACGCCTACGGCAAAGCATCGGGCGCGCATGAGACGACGAAGCGCCGACGATTGTCGACGCTCGAAGAGAACCGATCGAAGGAGCTGCTCGCAAGCCGCGTGAGCGGCGTTATTGCGCTCGACGAACTCGCCGAAGCCTGCGGCCTTTCCCGCGTCGCCTTTATCCGGGCCTTTCGCGAGACGACCGGCTTTACGCCGCACGAATGGCTGACCCGCCAGAGAATCGATCTCGCCTGCTCGTTGCTGCGAGCCTCGAAGCTGCCCCTTGCAGCGATCGCCGCGACCTCGGGCCTCGGCGATCTCTCACATTTTACGCGCGCATTCATGAAGGCAACGGGCGCGGCTCCCGGCGCCTGGCGACGTTCCAGGCAGAGCTGA
- a CDS encoding nitrate reductase — translation MEKEVKTTCPYCGVGCGVIAKVADDGKVSVKGDPDHPSNFGRLCSKGSALGETVDLDGRLLYPEVSGERAEWGQALDLVAQRFSDAINEHGPDSVAFYVSGQLLTEDYYIANKLMKGFIGSANIDTNSRLCMSSSVAGHRRAFGSDTVPGTYEDIELADLVILTGSNLAWCHPVIYQRLAAAKAARPGMKVVVIDPRRTMTSDIADLHLAIRPDSDVALFVGLFEHLIASNSIDQNYIAEHTNGFAKAFTAATGVSFNEVLDMTGLPAMQLREFYRLFATTEKVVTCYSQGVNQSSSGTDKVNAIINCHLATGRIGRPGMGPFSLTGQPNAMGGREVGGLANMLAAHMAIESVEDRDRVQRFWNAPTIAEKPGLKAVDMFRAVADGRIKALWIMATNPVVSMPDADAVEAAIKACPFVVVSDVLKSTDTARHAHVLLPSLGWGEKSGTVTNSERRISRQRSFLDAPGEARADWWQLTQVAQRMGFKQAFNFAANAEIFDEHAALSAFENSGNRDFDIGAYAGMNHQAYDELSPFQWPQPAGRETDVTRFFAKGGFYHADGKARFIAVKPVASDRTSADYPFSLNTGRIRDQWHTMTRTGKSARLSSHIAEPFAELHPRDAIEIGVGNAGLVEIESPHGKAVVRALITERQARGSIFVPMHWNDQFAAKARIDAVVAPLTDAISGQPASKNIAVAARRFKAARYGFAVSAAKPDNLDAAYWALAKAEGGWRVELAFDQPVEDWCTWCRSTFAIPENVEPLGYADQQSGDLRLAFFDGKRLLAALFLAREPVAVARNWAISQLTAEHTNLRKRFALVAGRPGADKPDPGATVCSCFGVGVNQIVAAVRGGCHSVEAVGKELNAGTNCGSCRAEIRGIIDGCLAAAAE, via the coding sequence ATGGAGAAAGAGGTCAAGACAACCTGTCCCTATTGCGGTGTTGGCTGCGGCGTCATCGCCAAGGTCGCGGATGACGGCAAGGTGTCCGTCAAGGGTGACCCGGATCACCCCTCGAATTTCGGGCGGCTATGCTCGAAGGGCTCGGCGCTCGGTGAAACGGTCGACCTTGACGGGCGCCTTCTCTACCCGGAAGTTTCCGGGGAGCGGGCGGAATGGGGACAGGCGCTTGACCTCGTCGCACAACGGTTTTCGGACGCCATCAATGAGCACGGCCCCGATTCCGTTGCCTTTTACGTCTCCGGCCAGTTGCTGACCGAGGACTACTATATCGCCAACAAGCTGATGAAGGGCTTCATCGGCTCGGCCAACATCGACACGAATTCGCGGCTGTGCATGTCGTCCTCCGTCGCCGGCCATCGCCGCGCCTTCGGCTCGGACACCGTGCCGGGCACCTATGAGGACATCGAGCTTGCCGATCTGGTGATCCTCACCGGCTCGAACCTCGCCTGGTGCCACCCGGTCATCTATCAGCGGCTGGCGGCCGCCAAGGCAGCCCGCCCTGGCATGAAGGTCGTCGTCATCGACCCGCGCCGGACGATGACATCAGATATCGCCGACCTGCACCTGGCGATCCGTCCGGACAGCGACGTCGCGCTTTTCGTCGGCCTTTTCGAACACCTGATCGCAAGCAACTCCATCGATCAGAATTACATCGCCGAACATACCAACGGCTTTGCAAAGGCCTTTACGGCTGCGACAGGCGTCTCCTTCAACGAGGTGCTTGATATGACCGGCCTTCCGGCCATGCAGCTCCGCGAATTCTACCGGTTGTTCGCAACGACGGAGAAGGTCGTCACCTGCTATAGCCAGGGCGTTAATCAATCCTCGTCTGGTACCGACAAGGTCAACGCCATCATCAACTGTCACCTCGCCACCGGCCGCATCGGTCGGCCGGGCATGGGACCTTTCTCGCTCACCGGGCAGCCGAATGCGATGGGCGGGCGTGAAGTCGGCGGGCTTGCCAACATGCTTGCCGCCCACATGGCTATCGAAAGTGTCGAGGATCGCGACCGTGTCCAGCGCTTCTGGAATGCGCCCACCATTGCGGAGAAGCCCGGCCTGAAGGCGGTCGACATGTTCAGGGCCGTTGCCGACGGCCGTATCAAGGCGCTGTGGATCATGGCGACCAACCCTGTCGTTTCCATGCCTGACGCCGACGCTGTCGAAGCCGCCATCAAGGCCTGCCCGTTCGTCGTCGTCTCCGACGTCCTGAAAAGCACCGACACCGCCCGTCACGCCCATGTCCTTCTGCCCTCGCTCGGCTGGGGCGAAAAGAGCGGCACTGTCACCAACTCCGAGCGCCGTATCTCCCGCCAGCGCTCCTTCCTCGATGCCCCCGGCGAAGCTCGGGCCGACTGGTGGCAGCTCACGCAAGTGGCGCAACGGATGGGCTTTAAACAGGCCTTCAACTTCGCCGCCAATGCCGAGATCTTTGACGAACACGCCGCCCTCTCAGCTTTCGAGAATAGCGGCAATCGCGACTTCGATATCGGCGCATACGCCGGCATGAACCATCAGGCCTATGACGAGCTCTCGCCGTTCCAATGGCCGCAACCTGCGGGCCGTGAGACTGATGTGACCCGCTTCTTCGCCAAGGGCGGCTTTTACCACGCCGACGGCAAGGCACGCTTCATTGCGGTCAAACCGGTCGCCTCGGATCGCACCAGCGCCGACTATCCCTTCAGCCTTAACACCGGCCGCATCCGCGACCAATGGCACACGATGACCCGCACGGGCAAAAGCGCGCGGCTCTCGTCCCATATTGCCGAGCCTTTCGCGGAACTTCATCCGCGCGATGCGATCGAGATCGGCGTCGGCAATGCCGGCCTCGTCGAAATCGAAAGCCCGCACGGCAAAGCCGTAGTCCGCGCCCTGATCACCGAGCGCCAGGCCCGCGGCAGCATCTTTGTGCCGATGCACTGGAACGATCAGTTTGCCGCCAAGGCCCGCATCGACGCCGTTGTTGCGCCGTTGACCGATGCGATCTCCGGCCAACCCGCTTCAAAGAACATCGCTGTCGCCGCGCGTCGCTTCAAGGCGGCGCGCTATGGCTTTGCTGTTTCCGCCGCCAAGCCGGACAATCTCGATGCCGCCTATTGGGCGCTGGCGAAGGCCGAAGGCGGCTGGCGGGTGGAGCTTGCTTTTGACCAGCCGGTCGAGGACTGGTGCACGTGGTGCCGCAGCACCTTCGCTATCCCCGAGAATGTCGAGCCCCTCGGCTATGCCGACCAGCAATCCGGTGATCTGAGGCTCGCCTTCTTCGACGGCAAGCGATTGCTCGCAGCGCTGTTCCTGGCCCGCGAACCTGTGGCGGTTGCCCGCAACTGGGCGATCTCCCAGCTCACCGCCGAACACACCAATCTGCGCAAACGCTTTGCGCTCGTCGCCGGTCGCCCCGGCGCCGACAAGCCGGACCCAGGCGCCACCGTCTGCTCCTGCTTCGGTGTCGGCGTCAACCAGATCGTCGCCGCCGTGCGCGGCGGCTGCCACAGCGTCGAAGCTGTGGGCAAGGAACTCAATGCCGGAACCAACTGCGGCTCCTGCCGCGCCGAGATCAGGGGGATCATCGATGGATGTCTTGCAGCAGCCGCGGAATGA
- a CDS encoding ANTAR domain-containing response regulator has translation MKPSSLNVLVIDENRIRASIIEEGLRESGYDKVTIVEDMFGLARRIADINPDVIVIDLENPNRDMLESFFQLSRAVRRPIAMFVDKSDEASIEAAVDAGVSAYIVDGLKQERVRPILKMAISRFNAFSRLTRELEETRGELENRKLIDRAKGMLMRTRGISEAEAYALLRRTAMNQNRKIVEIAQSLITAASLLDPGGDA, from the coding sequence ATGAAACCAAGCAGTCTCAATGTCCTGGTCATCGACGAGAACCGCATTCGTGCGTCGATCATCGAGGAAGGGCTGCGTGAATCGGGCTACGACAAAGTGACAATCGTTGAGGATATGTTCGGCCTCGCCAGGCGCATTGCCGACATCAATCCTGATGTCATCGTCATCGACCTTGAAAATCCAAACCGCGACATGCTCGAGAGCTTCTTTCAGTTGTCTCGAGCCGTGCGGCGCCCGATCGCCATGTTTGTCGACAAGTCCGACGAAGCCTCGATCGAGGCGGCAGTGGATGCCGGCGTGTCGGCTTATATCGTCGACGGACTGAAGCAGGAGCGGGTTCGGCCGATCCTCAAAATGGCGATAAGCCGGTTCAACGCCTTTTCGCGACTGACGCGGGAACTGGAAGAGACGCGCGGCGAGCTGGAGAACAGAAAGCTCATCGATCGCGCCAAAGGCATGCTGATGCGGACGCGCGGCATTTCGGAGGCGGAAGCTTACGCGCTCCTCAGGCGCACGGCCATGAACCAGAACAGAAAGATTGTTGAGATCGCTCAAAGCCTGATCACTGCGGCGAGCCTGCTCGATCCAGGGGGCGATGCATGA
- the nirB gene encoding nitrite reductase large subunit NirB, protein MTEKLVIIGNGMAPGRMLEHLFEKAPGQYQVTIFNAEPRVNYDRIMLSPVLSGEKDYEEIIIHGDGWYIKHGITLYKGHKIIKIDRVAKTVTSDHGVTESYDKLVIATGSVPFIIPVPGKDLPGVITYRDLDDVQAMLLAAQSREKAIVIGGGLLGLEAAAGLAGRGMDVTVLHVMPTLMDRQLDPAAGYLLQKELESRGIKIITKANTKAIVGNGKVEGIELDDGRIIPATLVVMAVGIRPSVGLAKDAGIAVNRGIVVDDGMLTSDGSIMALGECAEVHGMVYGLVAPLYEMARVAASHLSGDRSAAFVHSDTPTKLKVTGIELFSLGDFADGDDREEIVLRDASAGVYKRLVLKDNKIIGTVLYGETADGAWFNDLKKKQTDIKEMRETLIFGQAYQGGSPLDPMAAVAALPDDAEICGCNGVCKGKITSTITSKGLTSLDDVRAHTKASASCGSCTGLVEKLMTLTLGDSYNPAAVMPMCTCTELGHDDVRRLIKAKGLKSIPAVMQELEWKTSCGCAKCRPALNYYLVCDWPDEYADDYQSRFINERVHANIQKDGTYSVVPRMWGGVTNSNELRAIADVVDKFEIPMVKVTGGQRIDLLGIEKEDLPAVWADLGKAGFVSGQAYAKGLRTVKTCVGSDWCRFGTQDSTGLGIRIEKFMWGSWTPAKLKLAVSGCPRNCAEATCKDIGVICVDSGFEIHFAGAAGLDIKGTEVLGLVKTEDEALEHIVALTQMYREQARYLERIYKWAKRVGLEEIRRQIIGDADKRKAYYDRFVFSQKFAQVDPWSERVSGKDKHEFKPMATVGYPQAAE, encoded by the coding sequence ATGACTGAGAAGCTTGTTATCATCGGCAACGGCATGGCGCCCGGGCGCATGCTCGAGCACCTGTTCGAAAAGGCGCCGGGCCAATATCAGGTCACGATCTTCAACGCCGAGCCGCGCGTCAACTACGACCGCATCATGCTCTCGCCGGTTCTCTCCGGCGAGAAGGACTACGAAGAGATCATCATCCACGGCGACGGATGGTACATCAAGCACGGCATCACCCTCTACAAGGGCCACAAGATCATCAAGATCGACCGTGTCGCCAAGACGGTCACGTCAGATCACGGCGTCACGGAAAGCTACGACAAGCTGGTGATCGCCACCGGCTCCGTGCCCTTCATCATTCCCGTGCCCGGCAAGGATCTGCCCGGCGTCATCACCTATCGAGATCTTGACGACGTGCAGGCGATGCTGCTTGCCGCCCAGTCGCGCGAGAAGGCGATCGTCATCGGCGGCGGCCTGCTCGGCCTCGAAGCGGCGGCTGGCCTTGCTGGGCGTGGCATGGATGTCACCGTTCTTCACGTCATGCCGACGCTGATGGACCGCCAGCTCGATCCTGCCGCAGGCTATCTCCTGCAGAAGGAACTTGAGAGCCGCGGCATCAAGATCATCACCAAGGCCAACACCAAGGCCATTGTCGGCAACGGCAAGGTGGAGGGCATCGAGCTCGACGACGGCCGCATCATTCCAGCAACCCTGGTCGTCATGGCGGTCGGCATCCGCCCGAGCGTCGGGCTCGCCAAGGACGCCGGCATTGCCGTCAATCGCGGCATCGTCGTCGATGACGGCATGCTGACCTCGGACGGCAGCATCATGGCGCTCGGCGAGTGCGCTGAAGTCCACGGCATGGTCTACGGCCTTGTTGCTCCGCTCTACGAGATGGCCCGCGTCGCCGCCTCGCATCTATCCGGCGACCGCTCTGCTGCCTTCGTGCACTCCGACACGCCGACCAAGCTCAAGGTGACAGGTATCGAGCTCTTCTCGCTCGGTGACTTCGCCGATGGCGACGACCGCGAGGAAATCGTGCTGCGCGACGCCTCGGCCGGCGTCTACAAACGCCTCGTGCTGAAGGACAACAAGATCATTGGTACCGTGCTCTACGGCGAAACCGCCGATGGCGCCTGGTTCAACGATCTGAAGAAGAAACAGACCGATATCAAGGAGATGCGCGAAACGCTGATCTTCGGTCAGGCCTACCAGGGAGGGTCGCCGCTGGACCCTATGGCGGCCGTTGCAGCCTTGCCGGATGATGCGGAAATCTGTGGCTGCAACGGCGTATGCAAGGGCAAGATCACCTCGACGATCACGTCCAAGGGCCTGACGTCGCTGGACGACGTTCGTGCCCACACCAAGGCATCCGCGTCCTGCGGCTCCTGCACCGGCCTCGTCGAGAAGCTGATGACGCTGACCCTTGGCGACAGCTACAATCCGGCCGCCGTCATGCCGATGTGCACCTGCACCGAACTCGGCCATGACGACGTCCGCCGCCTCATCAAGGCCAAGGGCCTGAAGAGCATCCCTGCCGTCATGCAGGAGCTCGAATGGAAGACGTCGTGCGGTTGCGCCAAGTGTCGCCCGGCTCTCAACTACTACCTCGTCTGCGACTGGCCGGATGAATATGCCGACGACTATCAGTCGCGCTTCATCAACGAGCGTGTCCACGCCAACATCCAGAAGGACGGCACCTATTCCGTCGTTCCGCGCATGTGGGGCGGCGTGACGAACTCCAACGAACTGCGCGCCATCGCCGATGTCGTCGACAAGTTCGAAATCCCGATGGTGAAGGTGACGGGCGGCCAGCGCATCGACCTGCTCGGCATCGAGAAGGAAGACCTGCCGGCAGTCTGGGCCGATCTCGGCAAGGCAGGTTTCGTTTCGGGACAGGCTTACGCCAAGGGCCTGCGCACGGTGAAGACCTGCGTCGGTTCCGACTGGTGCCGCTTCGGCACGCAGGACTCCACCGGCCTCGGCATCCGCATCGAGAAGTTCATGTGGGGCTCCTGGACACCGGCAAAACTGAAGTTGGCGGTTTCCGGCTGCCCGCGCAACTGCGCGGAAGCGACCTGCAAGGATATCGGCGTCATCTGCGTGGATTCCGGCTTCGAGATCCACTTTGCTGGCGCTGCCGGTCTCGACATCAAGGGCACGGAGGTTCTCGGCCTCGTGAAGACCGAAGACGAGGCGCTGGAGCACATCGTGGCGCTGACGCAGATGTACCGCGAGCAGGCCCGCTATCTCGAGCGCATCTACAAGTGGGCAAAGCGCGTCGGCCTCGAGGAAATCCGCCGCCAGATCATCGGCGATGCCGACAAGCGCAAGGCCTATTACGACCGCTTCGTCTTCTCGCAGAAATTCGCTCAGGTCGATCCCTGGTCGGAGCGCGTCTCCGGCAAGGACAAGCATGAGTTCAAGCCGATGGCGACCGTCGGTTACCCGCAGGCCGCTGAGTAA
- a CDS encoding MFS transporter: MSVIRNTQSMSAGEPAKALWMSTIAFTLCFAVWTIFAIIGIRIKQDLGLNEAEFGLLVGTPILTGSLVRIVLGIWTGRYGGRLVYTLTMLAAALATFLLSYAQTYTQMLIAGLGVGLAGGSFAVGVAYVSPFFPAQKQGTALGIFGAGNVGAAVTKFAAPFVLIAWGWQAVAQIWAVGLALMAIVFWFTTTDDPAFRLRREGKVASKSLAQEFAPLKNIQVWRFSLYYFFAFGGFVALSLWLPRYLVGVYGFNLATAGMVAAAYSIPGSIFRAFGGVVSDKKGARSVMYVMFAVAAVATLILSLPAAGASATVGITPVVFIIVIFALGFVMSLGKAAVYKHIPAYYPESVGAVGGIVGMMGGLGGFILPIAFGFLKDMTGLWSSCFMLLFAIVVISLVWMHLSVKRLDRQGLSAQAVAAT; encoded by the coding sequence ATGTCTGTTATCAGGAACACGCAGTCCATGTCCGCCGGCGAACCAGCCAAAGCATTGTGGATGTCCACGATTGCCTTCACCCTCTGTTTTGCCGTCTGGACGATCTTCGCGATCATCGGCATCCGCATCAAACAGGATCTCGGCCTGAACGAGGCTGAGTTCGGATTGCTGGTCGGCACGCCCATTCTGACGGGTTCGCTCGTCCGTATCGTCCTTGGCATCTGGACCGGCCGTTATGGCGGTCGCCTCGTCTACACGCTCACCATGCTGGCCGCTGCCTTGGCGACCTTCCTCCTCTCCTATGCCCAGACCTACACGCAGATGCTGATCGCCGGCCTCGGTGTCGGCCTTGCCGGCGGCTCGTTCGCGGTCGGCGTTGCCTATGTCTCGCCCTTCTTCCCGGCGCAGAAGCAGGGAACGGCGCTTGGCATCTTCGGTGCCGGCAACGTCGGTGCGGCAGTCACCAAGTTCGCAGCACCCTTCGTCCTGATCGCCTGGGGCTGGCAGGCTGTCGCCCAGATCTGGGCTGTCGGCCTCGCGCTGATGGCCATCGTCTTCTGGTTCACAACCACGGATGACCCGGCATTCCGCCTCCGCCGCGAGGGTAAAGTTGCCTCCAAGAGCCTCGCACAGGAATTCGCGCCGCTGAAGAACATCCAGGTCTGGCGTTTCTCCCTCTACTACTTCTTCGCCTTCGGCGGCTTCGTCGCTCTGTCGCTGTGGCTGCCGCGCTATCTGGTCGGTGTTTACGGCTTCAACCTGGCAACTGCAGGCATGGTCGCGGCCGCTTATTCCATCCCGGGCAGCATCTTCCGCGCCTTCGGCGGCGTCGTCTCCGACAAGAAGGGCGCCCGCAGCGTGATGTATGTGATGTTCGCGGTCGCGGCAGTCGCGACGCTCATCCTGTCACTTCCTGCTGCCGGAGCGAGCGCAACGGTCGGCATCACGCCTGTCGTCTTCATCATTGTCATCTTCGCCCTCGGCTTTGTCATGAGCCTTGGCAAGGCTGCGGTCTACAAGCACATCCCCGCCTACTACCCTGAAAGCGTCGGCGCTGTCGGCGGCATCGTCGGCATGATGGGCGGCCTTGGCGGCTTCATCCTGCCGATCGCCTTCGGCTTCCTCAAGGATATGACCGGCCTCTGGTCGAGTTGCTTCATGCTGCTCTTTGCGATCGTCGTCATCTCGCTCGTCTGGATGCACCTTTCGGTCAAGCGCCTCGACCGCCAGGGCCTCTCCGCACAAGCCGTCGCCGCCACCTGA
- the nirD gene encoding nitrite reductase small subunit NirD, producing the protein MDMNWISIGDISDIPLRGARCVKTPQGKIAVFRTAENEVFAIEDHCPHKGGPLSQGIVHAKAVTCPLHNWVISLETGKALGADEGEVRTIPVRNEDGGLYIALENLMMAAE; encoded by the coding sequence ATGGATATGAACTGGATTTCAATCGGCGACATCTCCGACATTCCGCTCCGCGGCGCTCGCTGCGTGAAGACACCCCAGGGCAAGATCGCCGTCTTCCGCACCGCCGAAAACGAGGTTTTTGCCATCGAGGACCATTGCCCGCACAAGGGTGGGCCCCTCTCCCAGGGCATCGTCCATGCCAAGGCCGTTACCTGCCCATTGCACAACTGGGTGATCTCGCTCGAAACCGGCAAGGCACTCGGCGCCGATGAGGGCGAAGTGCGGACCATTCCCGTCCGCAACGAGGACGGTGGCCTCTACATCGCGCTCGAAAACCTGATGATGGCAGCCGAATGA
- a CDS encoding CmpA/NrtA family ABC transporter substrate-binding protein, which produces MTKSHEITAGFVPLLDSALLVVAKEKGFAESQDINLTLARERSWASIRDRLAVGHFEVAHILAPMPIACNLGLTAPAQEMVVPMALGLGGNAVTVSQALWQMMVACGAKDDLDARTNGAALRQVIVGKGPKLRFGVVHPYSGHNYELRYWLSASGIDPDHDIEILVLPPPDMGDALRAGLIDGYCAGEPWNTFGVLERDAHLATVKASIWRSSPEKVLGVNRKWSESNPEALSALLRALYLASLWCGDRSNHDELVELLSRSTYINRPTDWLRPALSGVLHIGEGVTAEIKDFFVPNAKAATFPWRSHALWFYTQMVRWGHIEHTRDHQQIAGSTYRPDLYREALKSLNVALPSANSKVEGALRSETPVGSTGALTLGPDGFFDGSLFDPDQVDAYIASQKRG; this is translated from the coding sequence ATGACGAAGAGCCACGAGATCACCGCGGGCTTCGTGCCGCTGCTTGACAGCGCGCTTCTGGTCGTGGCGAAGGAAAAGGGTTTTGCCGAAAGCCAGGACATCAACCTGACGCTGGCGCGCGAGCGTTCCTGGGCATCGATCCGCGACAGGTTGGCGGTCGGCCATTTTGAAGTCGCACATATTCTGGCGCCGATGCCGATCGCCTGCAATCTCGGTCTTACCGCGCCGGCACAGGAGATGGTCGTGCCGATGGCGCTCGGCCTCGGAGGCAACGCGGTTACTGTTTCGCAGGCTCTCTGGCAAATGATGGTGGCATGCGGCGCCAAAGATGACCTCGACGCGCGGACGAACGGCGCCGCGCTGCGGCAGGTCATCGTCGGCAAAGGTCCAAAGCTTCGCTTCGGCGTCGTCCACCCTTACTCCGGGCATAACTACGAACTGCGATACTGGCTTTCGGCCAGCGGCATCGATCCGGATCATGATATCGAGATACTCGTTCTGCCGCCGCCCGATATGGGCGACGCTCTTCGCGCAGGGCTGATCGATGGCTACTGCGCCGGCGAGCCCTGGAACACGTTCGGTGTCCTCGAACGCGATGCGCATCTGGCGACGGTAAAGGCTTCGATCTGGCGATCGAGTCCTGAAAAGGTCCTCGGGGTGAACAGAAAGTGGAGCGAGAGCAATCCCGAAGCGCTTTCCGCTCTGCTGCGCGCTCTCTATCTAGCGTCACTGTGGTGCGGCGATCGCTCCAACCATGACGAGCTTGTCGAACTCCTGTCCCGCTCGACATACATAAATCGTCCGACCGACTGGCTGCGGCCGGCGCTCAGCGGTGTGCTTCATATCGGCGAGGGGGTAACGGCGGAGATCAAGGACTTCTTTGTCCCGAACGCAAAGGCCGCGACCTTTCCATGGCGGAGCCACGCTCTCTGGTTCTATACGCAAATGGTTCGGTGGGGACATATCGAGCACACGCGGGACCACCAGCAGATCGCTGGCAGCACCTATCGTCCCGATCTCTATCGCGAGGCCCTGAAGTCACTGAACGTCGCGCTTCCATCCGCCAACTCGAAAGTGGAAGGGGCTCTGCGCAGCGAGACGCCGGTTGGTTCGACGGGTGCGTTGACCCTCGGACCAGACGGCTTCTTCGACGGCAGTCTCTTCGATCCTGATCAGGTGGATGCCTACATCGCTTCTCAAAAGCGGGGTTAG